In the genome of Rhizobium etli 8C-3, one region contains:
- a CDS encoding GH36-type glycosyl hydrolase domain-containing protein codes for MTISIPSPNPPRESEVKHIDHNDSVRSTYLSIEDIKAMGESIARKGVDSLPAFTAFDFFARHKENEREILRVYRTTAADVEAGETITPAAEWLLDNHYIVEEAIQEVRRDFPRRFYRELPTIDVGGVQVPRTLVLAWLYVAHTHSTVSQESLTALVDGFQLGETLRIGELWAVPSLVRYVLVENLRRISSRVERSRRIRRRANEAADELVRLDDPAKAAEYLRTLEPLAEDNTFSTQFLYRMRDGSQASSLAIAWLDERLEMLGRDTEEATMAEHSRLSSGNVTMGNIIRSLREIDDAEWSVWVEQVSHVDKLLWENSDYGILDSGSRNKYRKQIEKLAKRSPLTEMEVAQLALDMTSEARASEEPQPHEPNVGGFLAGMHRPKLEERANYRPTAVQHFVRTVRKFNWLSIAVPVMLLTVIAMAIVGRFMANAGMGTLEIAILLIMFSLPASEGATGLFNTLLSFFVTPSRLVGYEFKEGIPQDARTLLVVPCLISNRDSVDDLVRNLEVHYLANPRGEIYFALLSDWPDSDLEETPNDLEVLDYARREIANLSARYAYDGKTRFYLLHRRRLYNPSEGVWMGWERKRGKLHELNMLLRGDSDTTYLPGANIVPAGVQYVMTLDSDTRLMRDAVTKLVGKLYHPINRPVINLKTGRVESGYGVLQPRVTPSLTTGKDASVFQRVFSINRGLDPYVFTVSDVYQDLAGEGTFTGKGLYHVDAFEASLRDRIDENSVLSHDLLEGSMARCALVTDLELVEDFPIRYEVEASRQHRWARGDWQLLPYMFNPKYGVTALGRWKMFDNLRRSLTPIAWFFASVLGWYFMGPLGALVWQILLIFCLFVAPTLSLIHGIIPRTSDIVARAHLYTVWSDIRAANAQVALRIVFIADAACMMADAIGRSLYRLLVSHKLMLQWRTAASVQAGGQGTILSYYGAMWHAPVLALLALGFAALPGDNAFLVGIPFALLWTLSPLVAWYVSQSAETEDRLEVADSVSSELRKIARRTWRYFDTFTTAEQNYLPPDNIQETPHVTVASRTSPTNIGVYLLSVVSGRQFGWFSFEETIERLEQTIGTIDKMEKYRGHLFNWYHTDTLQTLGPRYVSAVDSGNLAGHLIAVSSACRNWAEAPSAHMQGNLDGVGDTAGILAEVLADLPDDRKTVRPLRRRLEERIVGFQNALAAVKREHEFASIRVINLAVLARDIQKLAANLDHEVKSALSGELTRWAEALVKICEAHISDSTFDLSNIDALRPRLIALRDKARDLAFSMDFSFLFRPERRLLSIGYRVESGELDQACYDLLASECRLTSLFGIAKGDLPTEHWYRLGRQVVPVGSRGALVSWSGSMFEYLMPPLVMQERGGGILNQTNNLVVVEQMNYGRKLGIPWGISEAAFNARDHNLNYQYTNFGVPTLGLKRGLGHNAVIAPYASILASQYDPQGALENLQRLRKLGALGKFGFHDAVDFTPTRVPEGKKCAVVYNYYAHHHGMSIAAVANVAFNGHLRELFHSDPVIEAAELLLQEKAPRDIPVMSGKHESDTPASIQEDLLRPELRKIADPLSRDRELMFLSNGHYSMMLTATGAGYAHWNGQAVTRWKADPTEDRWGSFIFLRDTATNEWWSATAEPKSVDGEKVNVLFADEKAEFTKVVGDLSSELECIVATEHDAEGRRLTLLNMGSEDRFIEVTSYLEPVITLDDTDNAHPAFARMFVKTEFGRRGDVIRAERNRRDPGEPNMSIAHLIVDSAGPSRQTEFETDRRKFLGRGRSLAEAAAFDPGATLSGTDGFTLDPILSLRRTVRVPAGKKVSVIFWTIAAPSRDEVDKAVERYRHADAFNHELVQAWTRTQVQMRHVGVTSQQAAAFQYLGRHLVYPDMDLRADAAAVRAGMQSQSSLWPLAISGDFPIFMLRIDDDMDLDIVREALLAEEYLRSRGVTADLVIMNERASSYAQDMQHAVDQMCENVRRIGQADGLRQHIFAVRKDLMEEATYHALIAASRVTFHAKNGKVVDQINRAIALSAPSKDDLPEMEREQRKTPVKRVARVVQPRPSALAIEDEGDLDFWNGFGGFARDGREYVVRLAGGTATPQPWINVISNEKFGFHVSAEGAGFTWSVNSRDYQLTSWSNDAVVNRSGEAIYVTDLESGALMTPFAGLSQRSDVRFEARHGLGYSVFSSEQDDIALEVTQTVDRLRPVKLQRVRLRNMGTSARKLRLYGYVEWVLGNNAQRSVPFILSSRDEETGALLAANQYSIDYSNRVSFFAASVKPSSFTTSRREFIGKAGTIKAPQALKTSVALSGATELDGDPAAALAIDIEIGAGEERDVTFFLGDTASRQEAQALIAEIRTTSVEDTVQENRDFWQSFTGKVQISTPNQAMNNLVNAWLPYQSLGCRIMARSAFYQASGAFGFRDQLQDTLAFVLQDPSLARNQIVNAASRQFREGDVQHWWLPGTGAGVRTLISDDVVWLAYAIHHYCSATGDKSVLDEELPFLEGPALLEGQHDSFYRPEISDDKASIYEHAALALDLAIKRKGSNGLPLIMGGDWNDGMNRVGIQGKGTSVWLGWFLAGALRSFIAYAHERSDTARAERWTKHLGELKAALESEGWDGGYYRRGTFDDGSLLGSKESLECQIDSIAQSWSVLSGEGNPVHAAKAMDAVLNRLVDKETRIIRLFTPPFATSVRDPGYIKAYPPGVRENGGQYTHAATWVVMALAELNRGDEAMACFELLNPITHARDKASAEHYRVEPYTVAADVYGEGALKGRGGWTWYTGSAGWLYRAAVEGILGIRLKNGRIFVRPALPSGWDGFSAEIEHSGVNYRISVSKSSHPDGYTVVINGSEVANPHEGYLVG; via the coding sequence ATGACCATTTCCATTCCGTCTCCAAACCCGCCACGCGAATCCGAAGTCAAGCACATCGATCACAACGACTCGGTCCGCTCGACCTACCTTTCAATCGAAGACATCAAGGCGATGGGTGAATCGATCGCCCGCAAAGGCGTCGATTCGCTGCCGGCTTTCACTGCCTTCGATTTTTTTGCACGGCATAAGGAGAACGAGAGGGAAATCCTGCGCGTGTACCGCACGACGGCGGCCGACGTGGAGGCGGGCGAGACGATCACGCCTGCCGCCGAATGGCTTCTCGATAACCACTATATCGTCGAAGAGGCAATTCAGGAGGTCCGCCGCGACTTTCCGCGGCGCTTCTATCGCGAGCTGCCGACCATCGATGTCGGTGGTGTGCAGGTACCGCGCACGCTGGTGCTCGCCTGGCTCTATGTCGCGCACACTCACAGCACCGTTTCACAGGAAAGTCTGACGGCGCTTGTCGACGGCTTCCAGCTGGGTGAGACGTTGCGCATCGGTGAGCTTTGGGCGGTTCCCTCACTCGTGCGTTATGTCCTCGTCGAAAACCTCCGGCGCATTTCCAGCCGCGTCGAACGCAGCCGGCGCATACGCCGCCGTGCAAACGAGGCGGCCGATGAACTCGTGCGGCTGGACGATCCGGCAAAGGCTGCGGAGTATCTGAGGACGCTCGAACCGCTTGCCGAGGACAATACCTTCTCGACGCAGTTCCTGTATCGCATGCGCGACGGTTCGCAGGCATCCAGTCTTGCGATCGCCTGGCTCGACGAGCGTCTGGAAATGCTCGGCCGTGATACCGAAGAAGCGACGATGGCGGAACATAGCCGCCTATCCTCCGGCAATGTCACGATGGGCAACATCATCCGGAGCCTTCGCGAGATCGACGATGCGGAATGGTCGGTCTGGGTCGAGCAGGTCAGCCACGTCGACAAGCTGCTCTGGGAGAACTCAGATTACGGCATCCTCGATTCGGGATCACGCAACAAGTACCGCAAACAGATCGAAAAGCTCGCCAAGCGCTCGCCGCTGACGGAAATGGAAGTCGCCCAGTTGGCGCTCGACATGACCAGCGAAGCCAGGGCTTCCGAGGAACCGCAGCCGCATGAGCCGAATGTCGGCGGCTTTCTTGCCGGAATGCACCGGCCAAAGCTTGAAGAACGTGCCAATTATCGTCCGACCGCCGTTCAGCATTTTGTACGAACAGTCCGCAAGTTCAACTGGCTGTCGATCGCCGTCCCCGTCATGCTGCTTACCGTCATTGCGATGGCCATCGTCGGACGCTTCATGGCCAATGCCGGCATGGGCACGTTGGAAATTGCCATATTGCTGATCATGTTCTCTCTTCCGGCATCGGAAGGGGCGACCGGTCTTTTCAACACCTTGCTATCCTTCTTCGTGACGCCGTCGCGGCTTGTCGGCTACGAGTTCAAGGAAGGCATCCCGCAGGATGCACGTACGCTGCTTGTCGTGCCGTGCCTGATTTCGAACCGCGACAGCGTCGACGACCTGGTTCGCAATCTCGAGGTCCACTATCTCGCCAATCCGCGCGGCGAAATCTATTTCGCGCTGCTGAGCGACTGGCCAGACAGCGACCTGGAGGAGACGCCGAACGACCTGGAAGTGCTCGACTACGCCCGACGTGAAATCGCCAATCTTTCGGCACGTTACGCCTATGACGGCAAAACGCGCTTCTATCTCTTGCATCGCCGCCGCCTCTACAACCCGTCAGAGGGCGTCTGGATGGGCTGGGAGCGCAAGCGCGGCAAGCTGCACGAGCTGAACATGCTTTTGCGCGGCGACAGCGATACGACCTATCTGCCGGGCGCCAATATTGTGCCGGCTGGCGTTCAGTATGTCATGACGCTCGATTCCGACACGCGCCTGATGCGCGATGCCGTGACCAAGCTTGTCGGCAAACTCTATCATCCGATCAACCGTCCGGTCATAAACCTGAAGACCGGCCGTGTCGAAAGCGGCTATGGCGTGCTGCAGCCGCGCGTGACCCCGTCGCTGACGACAGGCAAGGACGCTTCGGTCTTCCAGCGCGTCTTCTCGATCAATCGCGGTCTCGACCCTTACGTCTTCACGGTCTCCGATGTCTATCAGGACCTCGCCGGCGAGGGCACCTTTACCGGCAAGGGCCTTTATCATGTCGATGCCTTCGAAGCTTCGCTGAGGGACCGCATCGATGAGAATTCGGTACTGAGCCACGATCTTCTCGAAGGGTCGATGGCGCGCTGCGCACTCGTCACCGATCTCGAGCTCGTCGAAGACTTCCCGATCCGCTACGAAGTCGAGGCTTCGCGCCAGCATCGCTGGGCGCGTGGCGACTGGCAGCTTCTGCCATACATGTTCAATCCAAAATACGGCGTCACCGCTCTCGGGCGCTGGAAGATGTTCGATAACCTTCGCCGCTCGCTGACGCCGATCGCCTGGTTCTTCGCATCCGTGCTCGGCTGGTATTTTATGGGTCCGCTTGGCGCACTCGTATGGCAGATCCTCCTGATCTTCTGCCTCTTCGTTGCTCCGACGCTGTCACTCATCCACGGCATTATTCCGCGCACCAGCGATATCGTTGCACGGGCACATCTATATACCGTGTGGTCGGATATCCGAGCCGCCAACGCACAAGTGGCGCTTCGTATCGTTTTCATCGCCGATGCGGCTTGCATGATGGCCGATGCAATCGGCCGCTCGCTTTACCGGCTTCTCGTCAGCCATAAGTTAATGCTGCAATGGCGCACAGCTGCCAGCGTCCAGGCGGGCGGGCAGGGAACGATCCTGTCCTACTATGGAGCGATGTGGCACGCCCCGGTGCTCGCGCTGCTGGCGCTGGGCTTTGCCGCACTTCCCGGCGACAACGCCTTCCTCGTCGGCATTCCATTTGCCCTGCTATGGACCCTGTCGCCGCTCGTTGCCTGGTATGTCAGCCAGTCGGCAGAAACCGAAGACCGCCTGGAAGTCGCCGATTCGGTCTCAAGCGAGCTCAGAAAGATCGCGCGCCGCACCTGGCGCTACTTCGATACGTTCACGACGGCGGAACAGAATTACCTGCCGCCGGATAACATCCAGGAGACGCCGCACGTCACCGTCGCGAGCCGCACCTCGCCGACCAATATCGGGGTGTACCTGCTCTCGGTCGTTTCCGGCCGCCAGTTCGGCTGGTTTTCCTTCGAGGAAACGATCGAGCGGCTGGAGCAGACGATCGGCACCATCGACAAGATGGAAAAGTATCGCGGCCACCTCTTCAACTGGTACCACACCGATACGCTTCAGACCCTCGGGCCGCGATATGTTTCGGCTGTCGACAGCGGCAACCTCGCCGGTCACCTGATTGCCGTTTCGTCGGCTTGCCGCAATTGGGCCGAGGCGCCATCAGCGCATATGCAGGGCAATCTCGACGGCGTCGGCGACACTGCCGGCATCCTCGCCGAAGTGCTGGCCGACCTTCCAGACGATCGCAAGACGGTCCGTCCGCTTCGCCGTCGCCTGGAAGAACGCATCGTCGGCTTCCAGAACGCGCTCGCCGCCGTCAAGCGCGAGCACGAGTTCGCCTCGATCCGCGTCATCAACCTTGCGGTTCTTGCCCGTGACATCCAGAAGCTTGCGGCAAATCTCGATCACGAAGTGAAGTCGGCACTCAGCGGCGAACTTACCCGTTGGGCCGAAGCGCTGGTCAAGATTTGCGAAGCGCATATCTCCGACAGCACATTCGACCTTTCAAATATCGATGCTTTGCGGCCACGGCTGATCGCCCTTCGCGACAAGGCCCGCGATCTCGCCTTCTCGATGGATTTCAGCTTCCTGTTCCGTCCCGAACGCCGCCTCCTTTCGATCGGCTATCGCGTCGAAAGCGGCGAGCTCGACCAGGCCTGCTACGACCTTTTGGCGTCGGAATGCCGGCTGACCAGTCTGTTCGGCATCGCAAAGGGCGACCTGCCGACGGAACATTGGTACCGCCTCGGCCGCCAAGTCGTGCCGGTCGGTTCGCGCGGCGCTCTGGTCTCCTGGTCCGGCTCGATGTTCGAATATCTGATGCCGCCGCTCGTCATGCAGGAGCGAGGCGGGGGCATTCTCAATCAGACCAACAACCTGGTCGTGGTCGAGCAGATGAACTACGGACGCAAACTCGGTATTCCGTGGGGCATTTCCGAAGCGGCCTTCAATGCTCGCGACCATAACCTCAACTATCAATACACGAACTTCGGCGTGCCTACGCTTGGCCTGAAGCGTGGTCTCGGCCACAATGCGGTCATCGCGCCTTATGCATCGATCCTCGCCAGCCAATACGATCCGCAAGGGGCGCTCGAAAATCTGCAGCGACTGCGCAAGCTCGGTGCGCTCGGCAAATTCGGGTTCCATGATGCCGTCGACTTCACGCCGACCCGGGTGCCGGAAGGCAAGAAATGCGCTGTTGTCTACAACTACTATGCGCACCATCACGGCATGTCGATCGCCGCGGTTGCCAATGTCGCTTTCAATGGGCATCTGCGTGAGCTCTTCCACTCCGATCCGGTGATCGAAGCAGCCGAACTGCTGCTGCAGGAAAAGGCGCCGCGCGACATCCCCGTCATGAGCGGCAAACACGAATCGGATACGCCCGCCAGCATCCAGGAAGACCTGCTGCGGCCGGAGCTTCGCAAGATCGCCGATCCACTTTCGCGCGATCGCGAACTCATGTTCCTGTCCAACGGTCACTATTCGATGATGCTGACGGCGACCGGTGCCGGCTACGCACATTGGAACGGCCAGGCCGTTACCCGCTGGAAAGCCGACCCGACGGAAGACCGCTGGGGAAGCTTCATCTTCCTGCGCGACACCGCGACCAACGAATGGTGGTCGGCCACCGCCGAACCAAAAAGTGTCGACGGCGAAAAGGTCAATGTGCTCTTCGCCGACGAAAAGGCGGAATTCACTAAGGTCGTTGGCGACCTCAGCAGTGAATTGGAATGCATCGTTGCGACTGAGCATGATGCGGAAGGCCGCAGGCTGACGCTTCTCAACATGGGATCGGAAGACCGCTTCATCGAAGTCACCTCCTATTTGGAACCCGTGATCACCCTGGACGACACGGACAATGCCCATCCGGCTTTCGCCCGCATGTTCGTGAAGACGGAATTCGGCAGGCGCGGCGACGTCATCCGTGCCGAACGCAACAGACGCGATCCGGGCGAACCGAATATGAGCATCGCCCATTTGATCGTCGACAGTGCAGGTCCCTCCCGACAAACGGAATTTGAGACCGATCGCCGCAAATTCCTCGGCCGCGGCCGTAGTCTTGCGGAAGCCGCAGCCTTCGATCCCGGCGCGACGCTATCGGGTACCGACGGTTTCACGCTCGATCCGATCCTTTCGCTGCGCCGCACGGTTCGTGTCCCAGCCGGCAAGAAGGTCAGCGTGATCTTCTGGACGATCGCCGCTCCGAGCCGCGACGAGGTGGACAAGGCTGTCGAGCGCTACCGGCACGCCGATGCCTTCAACCATGAGCTCGTGCAGGCCTGGACACGCACGCAGGTGCAGATGCGCCATGTCGGCGTGACGTCGCAGCAGGCTGCCGCCTTCCAGTATCTCGGCCGGCATTTGGTCTATCCGGACATGGATTTGCGCGCCGATGCTGCGGCAGTTCGAGCCGGCATGCAGTCACAATCGTCTCTGTGGCCGCTTGCGATCTCCGGCGATTTCCCGATCTTTATGCTGCGCATCGATGACGACATGGATCTCGATATCGTTCGCGAGGCATTGCTGGCGGAAGAATATCTGCGCTCGCGTGGCGTGACGGCCGATCTTGTCATCATGAACGAGCGTGCATCCTCCTATGCGCAGGACATGCAGCATGCCGTGGACCAGATGTGCGAAAACGTGCGCCGCATTGGTCAGGCCGATGGCCTTCGCCAGCATATCTTTGCCGTCCGCAAGGACCTGATGGAGGAGGCGACCTATCATGCCCTGATCGCTGCTTCGCGCGTCACCTTCCATGCCAAGAACGGCAAGGTCGTTGATCAGATCAACCGCGCCATCGCCCTTTCAGCACCGTCCAAGGACGACCTGCCGGAAATGGAACGCGAGCAGCGTAAGACCCCGGTCAAGCGCGTGGCGCGTGTCGTGCAACCCAGGCCTTCGGCGCTTGCGATCGAGGACGAAGGCGATCTCGACTTCTGGAACGGCTTTGGCGGTTTTGCCCGCGATGGCCGCGAATATGTCGTTCGTCTTGCTGGCGGCACGGCAACACCGCAGCCCTGGATCAACGTCATCTCGAACGAGAAGTTCGGCTTCCATGTGTCTGCGGAAGGCGCAGGTTTCACCTGGAGCGTCAACTCGCGAGACTACCAGTTGACCTCCTGGTCGAACGATGCCGTCGTCAACCGCTCGGGCGAGGCGATTTACGTCACCGACCTGGAAAGTGGTGCGCTGATGACCCCCTTTGCGGGGCTTTCGCAGCGGAGCGATGTCCGCTTTGAGGCGCGCCATGGCCTCGGCTACTCCGTCTTCTCCAGCGAGCAGGACGATATCGCGCTGGAAGTCACTCAGACGGTCGATCGCCTAAGGCCGGTCAAGCTGCAGCGCGTCCGGTTGCGCAACATGGGCACCTCGGCGCGCAAGCTGCGGCTCTATGGCTATGTCGAGTGGGTTCTCGGCAACAACGCACAGCGCTCGGTCCCCTTCATCCTCTCGTCCCGTGACGAGGAAACCGGCGCACTCCTTGCCGCCAACCAGTACAGCATCGACTATTCGAACCGGGTATCCTTCTTTGCCGCCAGCGTGAAGCCCTCCAGCTTCACCACAAGCAGGCGCGAGTTCATCGGAAAGGCGGGCACGATCAAGGCTCCGCAGGCGCTCAAGACATCCGTTGCGCTTTCCGGCGCCACGGAACTTGACGGCGATCCGGCAGCAGCTCTCGCTATCGATATCGAAATCGGTGCCGGGGAAGAGCGTGACGTCACCTTCTTCCTGGGCGACACGGCTTCGAGGCAAGAGGCCCAAGCCTTGATCGCCGAGATCCGTACGACCTCTGTCGAGGACACAGTTCAGGAAAACCGCGATTTCTGGCAGAGCTTTACGGGCAAGGTTCAGATTTCGACGCCGAACCAGGCCATGAACAATCTTGTCAATGCCTGGCTGCCCTACCAGAGCCTTGGCTGCCGCATCATGGCACGGTCGGCCTTCTACCAGGCAAGTGGCGCCTTTGGCTTCCGCGATCAGTTGCAGGATACGCTGGCTTTCGTGCTTCAGGATCCATCACTCGCGCGCAACCAGATCGTCAATGCCGCCTCGAGGCAGTTCCGCGAGGGCGATGTCCAGCATTGGTGGCTGCCGGGTACAGGCGCCGGTGTCCGTACGTTGATTTCGGACGACGTGGTCTGGCTCGCCTATGCGATACATCACTATTGCAGCGCAACGGGCGACAAGAGCGTGCTTGACGAGGAATTACCGTTCCTCGAGGGCCCGGCGTTGCTCGAAGGCCAGCACGATTCCTTCTATCGCCCGGAGATATCGGACGACAAGGCCAGCATCTACGAGCATGCTGCCTTGGCCCTTGATCTCGCAATCAAGCGCAAGGGGTCCAACGGCCTGCCGCTGATCATGGGCGGCGACTGGAACGACGGCATGAACCGTGTCGGCATCCAAGGCAAGGGCACAAGCGTCTGGCTTGGCTGGTTCCTGGCAGGCGCCCTGCGGTCCTTCATTGCCTATGCGCACGAACGGAGCGATACAGCCCGCGCCGAGCGCTGGACGAAACATCTTGGCGAACTGAAAGCTGCGCTCGAAAGTGAAGGCTGGGATGGCGGCTATTATCGCCGTGGCACCTTCGACGATGGCAGTCTGCTCGGTTCGAAGGAAAGCCTGGAGTGCCAGATCGATTCGATTGCACAATCCTGGAGCGTGCTTTCCGGCGAAGGCAATCCGGTTCACGCGGCCAAGGCCATGGACGCAGTTCTGAACCGCCTTGTGGACAAAGAAACGCGAATCATCCGGCTCTTTACCCCGCCTTTTGCCACGTCGGTCCGGGATCCCGGCTATATCAAAGCCTATCCCCCCGGTGTTCGCGAAAATGGCGGCCAGTACACGCATGCGGCCACGTGGGTGGTTATGGCGCTTGCTGAGCTCAACCGCGGCGATGAAGCAATGGCCTGCTTCGAACTTCTGAACCCAATCACCCATGCGCGCGACAAAGCCTCGGCCGAGCACTATCGAGTCGAGCCCTACACGGTGGCTGCCGACGTCTACGGCGAAGGTGCGCTCAAGGGTCGCGGCGGCTGGACGTGGTATACGGGCTCTGCGGGCTGGCTCTACCGAGCTGCCGTCGAAGGGATTCTCGGCATCCGTCTGAAAAACGGACGGATTTTCGTTCGTCCAGCACTGCCGAGCGGTTGGGACGGCTTTTCGGCAGAGATCGAGCATTCAGGTGTGAATTATCGCATTTCGGTCTCAAAATCGTCCCATCCCGACGGCTACACTGTGGTCATCAACGGCAGCGAAGTCGCCAATCCCCATGAGGGATATTTGGTCGGATAG
- a CDS encoding ABC transporter ATP-binding protein encodes MSAALSVENLSVVYDDFHALQDVSIAVASGGSFGLVGESGSGKSTLLRAVAGLAPVKAGAIRIHDQLLQGAKRTKSFYRNVQMVFQDPYGSLHPRQTIDRLLLEPLAIHGIADSEKRIARALDEVGLGNGFRFRYPHQLSGGQRQRVAIARALIVEPSILLLDEPTSALDASVQAEVLNLLEQIRRDRKLTFVMVSHDLGVVTHMCERLAVMRNGVVVERLTSGQLASGDIHENYTRNLMVASKGFVKA; translated from the coding sequence ATGAGCGCGGCGCTTTCGGTCGAAAATCTCAGCGTCGTCTATGACGATTTTCATGCGCTTCAAGATGTCAGCATCGCGGTGGCGTCCGGCGGCTCCTTCGGGCTGGTTGGGGAATCCGGTTCCGGCAAGTCGACGCTGCTTCGTGCGGTAGCGGGCCTTGCGCCAGTCAAGGCTGGCGCAATTCGCATTCATGATCAGCTGCTGCAGGGTGCAAAACGCACCAAGTCTTTCTATCGAAATGTCCAGATGGTGTTCCAGGACCCTTATGGCTCGCTGCACCCACGGCAGACGATCGACCGGCTGCTACTCGAGCCATTGGCAATTCACGGGATTGCCGACAGCGAGAAGCGCATCGCGCGGGCACTGGACGAGGTCGGCCTTGGAAACGGCTTCCGCTTCCGCTATCCGCACCAGCTTTCCGGCGGCCAGCGGCAGCGTGTGGCGATTGCGCGCGCCCTGATCGTCGAACCGTCGATCCTGCTGCTCGACGAACCGACGTCGGCGCTCGACGCTTCCGTGCAGGCCGAAGTGCTCAATCTGCTGGAACAGATCAGGCGTGACCGCAAACTGACCTTTGTCATGGTGAGCCACGACCTTGGTGTCGTTACCCATATGTGTGAAAGGCTTGCCGTGATGCGCAACGGCGTCGTCGTCGAGCGGCTGACCTCCGGCCAACTGGCCAGCGGCGACATTCATGAGAATTACACGAGAAATTTGATGGTCGCGAGCAAAGGCTTCGTCAAAGCCTGA